GGCAGCGAGGGGGCGCCCCTGTGCGCCGCAAAGCGCTATCTCAATCCCCTCGACCCTTCGCGCGAGCGCGTTTGCGCAGCAGGTATCCGACCGGGTAGCGATCACGCCAACCACGATGCTGTCACGTATTCTGACCTGGCCTGCCGTCTTCGCCTCCTTCGGACGGCGCGCGCCATCGTCGCTGAGAATGCGCGACCAGCGGCGGTCCGGCACTGTCGCGCCAGCGGTATTGCGTGCTGTCACGCCCGCGCCAAAGGCCCGCCGCTTCGACGCCGCACGCCGTCCTCGTGTCCCTGTCCCGACCGTGACCGTGGGTTCCTCTGTCGGTGAAGGAACCACACATCACGGTTTCAAGGAGGACAGAATGGCTACGACGGCAACGACCATCCAGAACAAGACCATCACCTACGCAATGCTTGTTGTATTCACCGTGGACGCACGGTCGGACGAGCACCTGCAGGACGCGCAGGCGATCCGCGACGAGGCTGAGAGCTGGATCACCGGCCTCGACGCCACGGTCAAGGGCGTGTGCGTTCGCAAGGCGGACTAGCCGTCTCTGCCGGGGCGCACGGCGCGCCCCGGCCTGACGTGTGGCGACGGGAATGTCGCCGCCGCTGTTCTCACGTTGGCCGCTGATGGGTCAGGCCTCAGCCGCATACCAGCGGCTGTCTTGAGTTTGCGCTCCCGCACATGCCGCGCCAGCGGAATCTGTCACGGCCAGTGCAAGTGGGCTCGCAGGCACGCCCGCCGTCCTGGTTTGTCTCTCCCGCGTTGAGTTTGCCCTCCGTTCCCGGCGAGAGAGCAAACGTCAACCGCGAACAAGGAGAGCACCATGAACACCCGCACCACCAACGACAACCCTCAACAAGACCCATCGACGGCCAACCGCATCATCAATGGCGATTGCACAGGAGTCCTCAAGACCATCGCGGACGAGAGTATTGACTTCGTCCTGACCGACCCACCCTATCTCGTCGGCTACCGGGACCGCAGCGGCCGGACCATCGCCAACGACAGCCGGCCGGAAAGCGTTCTCGGCGCCTTCGACGACGTTTACCGCGTCCTGAAACCTGACAACTTCTGTATTTCGTTCTACGGCTGGAACCGCGTCGATGCGTTCTTCGGCGCCTGGAGGCGCGCCGGCTTCACGCCCGTGGGCCACATGGTCTGGCGCAAGAACTACGCGTCCAGCACGGGGTTCCTGAACGCCCGTCACGAGCAGGCGTATCTGCTCGCCAAGGGCCGCCCGGCGAAACCCGCCCGACCGCTCGACGACGTTCAGCCGTGGGAATACACCGGCAACCATTCGCACCCCACCGAGAAAGCGGTGAGCATTCTCGAACCGCTCATCAGGACCTTCTCACGCCCAGGCGACGTTGTTCTTGACCCCTTCGCCGGCTCCGGCAGCACCCTCGTGGCAGCCGCGCTGTCCGGACGCCGCTATCTCGGCATCGAGCTTGAGTCCCGCTACTGCCAGCTCGCCGAAAAGCGTCTCGCGGGCGCCAGCAGGTTTGTGCAGCGGAAACCCGCCGCCTGACGGCCGCCACGCTGGCCTCTCTTCCTCTGCCTTGTCGTCAATCGCAGGTCTTCGCGCGCGTGTCCGGCAGGCTCGTGATCTAGGCCTTCGCTCCCGCACAGGCCGCGCCAGCAAAGCTGTCACGGGAAACCTGTGCATTCCGGAAGCGAAGGCACGCCCGCCGTCCCCGCGCGCCGTCCTCCGTTTTCCCTCCGGGTTGAGTTTGCTCTCCGTTCTGGCGAGAGAGCAAACGTCAACTGCGAAAACGGAGGACACCATGAACACCTGCACTGCCACCGACAACACCCGGCACGAACCGGCCACGCGGCAAGACATCTACACGCGCATTACCGCGAAGATCGTGAGCGCGCTCGAAACCGGCGTCCGGCCCTGGGTCAGGCCGTGGAGCGCCGAACACGCCGCCGGGCGCATCACGCGACCGTTGCGCCACAACGGCCAGCCCTACACCGGCATCAACATCCTGTCGCTCTGGGCTTCGGCGACCGAGCAAGGGTTCGCCGCGCCGATCTGGATGACGTATCGGCAGGCGACCGAGCTGAAAGCTCACGTCCGCAAAGGCGAGAAGGGTTCGCCGGTCGTCTACGCGAACAGCATCACGCGTACCGAGACCGACGCCGCGAGCGGCGCCGAGACCGAACGTGACATTCACTTCCTCAAGGGCTACACCGTGTTCAACATCGAGCAGATCGAAGGACTGCCCGAGCACTACAACGCGCCCGCATCACCGCGTCTCGACGTGCCCGAGCGTATCGCGCGTGCGGAGGCGTTCTTCGCTGCGACAGGTGCAGCCCTGTCGCACGGCGGTACCCGCGCCTTCTACCGCCCTTCGGCCGACAGTATCGTCCTGCCGCCCTTCGAGGCATTCCGCGATGCCGAGAGCTACTACGCCACCCTCGCGCACGAGACCACGCACTGGACCGCGCATGAATCGCGCCTCGGGCGAGACTTCGGCAGCAGGCGCTTCGGCTCCGAAGGCTACGCCATCGAGGAACTCGTGGCCGAACTCGGAGCCGCGTTCATCTGCGCTGATCTCGACCTAGCGCTGGAGCCGCGTGAGGACCACGCGTCCTACCTCGCGAACTGGCTGGAAGTCCTCAAGGCTGACAACCGCGCCATCTTCTCAGCCGCCAGCCACGCGCAGCGGGCGGCTGATTTCCTGCACCGTCTTCAACCGGCGACTGGGTGATGCCGGTTGCATCCTCGCTTCGCTCAGGCGGCCGTTTGGCCGCCGGCCTGTAAGGTGGCACGCCCACATTTCCTCGGCGACCCCTGTGCGACATGTGCCTTCACCGCACTGTCGCGGGGACAGAAAGTGAATGGTTGAATAGTTAAATGATTGACGGCTCCACGGATCAACGGTTCGAGGAACCGTTGATCCTCACCCCGGCGCTGGGACGCATGCGAAGCTCCTAAGACCGCTTCGCATCCAACAAGCGCACCGGCCGGCAACTCAAGCGACCGTTGTCCTTACCGTCCCGACCTTCGTCGCCGTCCGGGAACCGGACACCCCACACGCCGGACGGGTTGGCACCGTCCTCAGTGGACGACCAGTACCAGTAGGGAAAGCCGGAACCGCTTCCTTTGTTGGATGTATTAAAGGTGCCCTTCAAGGCACCTTCGTTCTGGTTCTTTTGCAGGACGAGCAGATTTTCCTTGTTTGGAATGTGCCAATCGTCGTGGCCGAGGGATTTGTTGTTGTTCAGTTTCTTGACTGCTTTTGCAGCGTCATTGAAGGTCATGCAGACATCCAGATCATTCGGCATTGCGTAGATCTGTTGTTTGCCGTCAGCTGTCATGCCCGCGAAAACGGAGCCATCGGCCATTTTCTGGCCAGCCAGCAGGGCAATCGCGGAGGTATCGTTTGCAGGAACTGGTTTGTGAATGACGGTAACCCCTGGGGCGCTAATGACGAGGTGACCGTCCGCGGCTTGCTCGATGGTGACGCCGTTCAGGACAATCGCGTTGAAATCTTTGCTGATGCTGATCTTGGTGCCTTCTTCGGCGGTGGCTGCGGTGCCAGCGGCTTTCGCTTCAACACCGTCTTTTGTATAGGCGGTAACTTTCTTGCCATCCGCGCTGACTTCGACTTTGGAGTCGCCGATGGTGACGGTGCTCAGGTCTTTACCGACGTTCACCTGGACATCTGTGATCTCTTTCTTTGTACTCGTCGTCATGCTTCGCTTCCTTCTCTCTAGAACACCTCCGTTGAAGTGACAGCCATCCCCACGCGGGATGATGTCTGCCAGTGTTATGAAATGACTCTACATGATTATCCGTAACTGTACAAGCCCAGATTGGTTAACGGAGCAGGCGGGTCGATGTATCGCTGGCTATTCGACTGAAATCACGTAAGAAAACACTGCTGGAGGTTGTCTCCTCCAGACAAATTGCGTGACGGAAAACCTTCTGCACACGCGCAACGTGCGCGAATCACCTGCCGCAGCCGAGCGTCAAGGAACTCGAAGTTCCCGCGCCCGGACTTGGCCCCGCCCAAAGGCGAATACCGCGTCGTCGTGGAAGTGCGCTCCGGTACGAGCCACATTCGCGAAGACTTCTCATTCACGCTTCGCCACGCCGGCAAAGGCACGCCCCTCGAACTGACCACCGCTGCGCCGCGCTGAGGAGCACCGGGGGAACCGCCCGCGCAACTTCAGCGCACCCGCACGACCTCGACGCTGTCGCTCATGCCGTCCACTTCAAGCCGGTAGCCGCCCTGGTCGTCAACGACCTTCGCCCCCGGCATATACGCATAGTAGTAGTCGTACTTGTATTCGTTCTGCCGCCACTTCCCGCCCCCGTGGAACTCGAACACCGTGTTCCGATCGTGGAACCCCTTGAACGACCCGCGAAGCTGTCCTTCTTCAATAACCGCCATGCCGCACCTCCTGCTCACGATGTCTGCCGACGCGCCATCATTCTTGCCTGAGTGCTCAACGGTGAACGCACGAAGATAGACCGGTATCTGCACCCGGCCGTTTCCCGCCGTTGTCAGCCCTTTCCCAAGGCCGTGTCTACAAATCCCTCCGGCATCGTCTGATTCCCTGCCATGCGCGGGCGCTTCTTGCGTCAACAGGAAAATCGGCTCCCTCGCCGAGCAGGTCACGCTGCGCATGACCTCCCCCAATTTTCCTGTGGACGCCGCGCCCTGGCGCAAGGCGGACGGGGACTCATCCCGCAGGGGATTTGTTCAAACACGAAAAGGAGAAAGAGCGATGACAACACAAACCGAAACGACCAAAGAGAAGCAGATACCGGCCTTCTACATCTTCGACACCGTCGAGAGCGACGGCAAGAAAGAGAACAAGCGCATCGGCGCCGCGTTCCCTCACAAGAAGGGCAAGGGCTTCACGTTCCTGATTGCGGGCAAACGCTACGCAGCTTTTCCGCCCAAGGCGAAGACCGCAGCCACCGTTCAGCCAGAGGCAACCGAGCAACCGGGGAAGGGCACGTAAGCGCTCTTCCTCCTGCAACAGGAGGTCAACATGCAATACGAAGTTCAGCACTACACGTTGTTCTACGGCTGGGTCAACACTTGGGCATACGCCGAGGCCGATGGCGTCATGCACCCCGAAAGATTCGCCACCGCCAAAGAGGCGAAAGCAGCTCTCGACGAGTTCTTTGAAGACCTCGAAGAGGAAGTCGCGGCGGGCCAGATGGCCGCTCACGACCGCGACGAATTCCGCGTCAGGCCCGTTGCCGGAATTGGCATTTCCGGCAGGCTGGACGCAGCGGGAGGTGCGCCGTGAGACGGCGCACCGAACTCTACCGCTTCGACTGGAACGGCATCCTGCTCGAAGTCATCTACGATCCACAATGGCTGCCACCCGCCATCGTCGGCGAGGAGGTCGCGCACCTGAAGGTGCGGAGCATCTACCCGACTGACGTTCCGCTCCCGTTTGCGAAACACGGGTGTTTCAGCAGCACGATCCTGGCTTCGACCGTTGCCGCCGCTGGCGGCCCGGTCAACTACGTGGACGTGATGTTTGCAGCCGAACAGGCTGCGGGAGGTGCGGCGTGATGAATTACGGAAAACTAATTCGCCTTGTAACAATTTGTGATTGGACGTCTCGGCGTGGAACCTGTAGGCCGGTGCTTCACGTTAACGACAAACGGTGTATCACAATGTCGCTTAAAGAGTGGTTCCGCGTAGGGGCGAAACCGAAAACCCCGATAACGGGGAAGAAGTATGAACTGGTGCCGAACCAGCAGATCATCGTTGGCGGTGTGACGCTGTATCGCATTCGGGCACTGCGGGATTTCGGCAAGGTGAAGGCTGGCGACTTCGGTGGCTTTGTCGAGTCAGAATCCAACCTGAGCCATGAAGGCAATTGTTGGGTTTCTGGGCAGGCTCATGTTTCTGGTGATGCGCAAATCTACGGCAATGCCCGTGTCTTCGAGGACGCGCGTGTTTACGAACATGCCCAGATAGGCGGCAATGTTCGGGTGTTTGGGACAGCGCGGGTCTGGGGCTATACAAAGCTCGGAGGCCGTGAGAGGGTCACCGGCACTCTAGTCTGCACCCCTGCCGGCTGGAAGGATGAAATATGGTTGATATTTCATGGGCTTGGGTAATCTGATCTGACGAGAGATGGCAGACTACCATGCCTCGCAGGGAGGTTCAGGCTCTGTACAAGCCCGACACGGCAACAGTTGTCGCTTTGCCGCGTGGTCGGCTGCTCGCCACTTACTTCGATGCGGCACGGAAGGATTGGCAGCAATATAGTTCATGCGGTCATCCACGGAGCGATGGCGGCACTCGTCCATTCCGGCCCCGAACGTCCGCGTCCACCGCGGAACCACTGCCCATTGCCCTTGGCTGGAATTGTAGATACTAGAACAGCAGTTCGGGTTCGCTCTTGCGAGGTAGGTATGATCGAAGCTTAGGTCGCACTGCTCCGCGTGACACACCATCCACCGGAAAGCAATGTCCGAGAGACCAGAATTCTGGTTGCCGCCCCCAACATCGCAGTGCGTACCTGGAAACCATGCCTGCTCCATCTTTTGACCGGGGTACTTAGAAGACCAGATGTCAGGCGCGAAATTCCACCTCCGCTCATGCACGGCCAGCGCCTGATAAGCGTGACTGACGTTGGGCGATAAGGCGACGTCATGGAAACCGACCAGCTTCTTCCAGTTGAATATGCGACCGATGACCGGGACTGGTATTCCGAGCGATCCGACTGTGTCCCATACGCCCAAGAATCTGATCGGGAACTGCTGGTCACCTTGCCTGATGTCCTGCAACCGCTTGCCTATAGCCGACGAACGCTTTCCTGGCGGGCGACGATAGTCCCGGTAGAACTCCGGAAGGCCACGCAGATCCTGCTTCCGAAGAACCCCCAACCAGCGCATGAAACCTGACAATGACCGAGCCGTATAAGCGCCGCGACTGAAACCGAACAGGAACAGCTGGTCCTCTTCCAATATGAAGTTATCAACGATGAAGGAATAGGCCTCGCAGATCGTTCGAGAGATGCCTGCGCCCGTCATCCCACCCCAGTAATGAGATAAGCGTCCGGTGCCAATGCCAGGGTAGTACGCAGTGACCTGAGGAACGGCGGGCACGACGCTCGTGTCCTGGCGCAATACTGCGATTTGAATCTTTTCGACATTCGTCGGGTACGAGCCTTTGTGCCTCCCACGTAACGATGCTCGCATTTCCCAAGTGCCGTCGAAGCACAGTACAAGCCGCTTCATGAAGACTCCTCGCGCAGTGACACGTCTGAGGTCTTGGTCCTGCGGAACATCATTCGGATGTTCGCCGCCGACGTCGCGACCGGTGATTCGCCACCACCAGTAGCTGACTGATCGGGCCGATGCTACTACACGTTCCCCGCATAGCTGGAGCGTGACCGGCTTGGTCGGCAGCCCCTCCTATAAAGCGCAAGCCGTCGCAACCGATCCGGCTGCGACGGGGCGCGCGGGCTCAGAAGCCCGGCCCACGCGGGCGCCACGCTGCGTTCCGCGCCGCCTGCTCCTGCCGGATGTTATCCAGCGATGCCAGTCCGCAGAGCCATTCCGGCGATCCTTCGCGCGCGTAGTGGATATTCCTCAATACCAGGGCGAGCAGCCCGTCCAGTTCGTGTTTGTTCAGATACGCCAGTTCGCTGCGTGTGATCGTTCTCATGTCTTCCTCCTCGTTTGGAGGCCCCGACACCCGAGGCCTTTCATGCTTGACGGGAGGGCGCGGCCCTTGGCGTGAGCCGCATCCGTAGGACCGCAACGAAGAGAAGGAGCCTTGCGCTTGCGGCTTCACACGCCGGGACGTGCGAAACCGGAATCTTCAAAAGGCATTGGATGAAGGGGAGTCTTGAGAGGGAGAACGGCTGACTCGAGTCCACACGCTGAACTGTGCAGCCTTGCAAACCGGGACGGGCTGTGTGCAATCGCTGTATTGAGATTCTCCTGCCCGCTTCGCGGGAAGCCGATGGCTCTTCGGAGCAATCCAGGCTGTAAATTCCTTCGGGAACTTCGGCGCGAACACCTTATAGTACGCGCTGACCAAAACGGGCTGACCTTCAACAAGTGACGCGAAAACCCTGCGGCGGCTTCGGAATCAGATGGCGGTTCGTATCCGCGGCGCTGCTTGTCTGGCTGTTTCCGGCTTTCGCTTTCGCGCAGCTTCCGCAGGCGACCATCGATGAGATCGTCACGCTCACCGTTCGGCGTGCGGAGACCACAGCGCTCTGGAATGGCAACGAGATCGACCGCAACGAGTTGACGGCGCGGTTGAATGCCGTCGATGCCGAACTCAGGTCACTCCAGCAACAAATCCGAGCGCTCTCAACCGACGATCAAAGGCAGGTCAATAACCAGATCAAGGGCCTGACCGAGGCGCGCCTTGCGCTCCTCCGACCGCAGTGGCAGGCGAAGGCCGATGCACTGCGACGCGAACAAGCCGACCGTCAGGACGCGCTGATGAAGGGCGTCCTGCGTGACACGCAGAAAGCGCTGGAGGCGCAACGCCGCCGCGCGCTGCTGCTGCAGCGGCGCGACCGCGGTGAGATCACGGCGGAGGCATTCGCGGAGGAGGACCAGAAGGCTCTCGACGAGATCATGGCGCTCCGCGCCCCTTACGCGGCCGAAGGCCACGGGTACGACAGGCGCTTCGATACCCACCTGGCACGGCTGACGCGGGAGATGGCGACACAACCGCCACCGCCGGCGCCGCCGGAGGTGGTTGCGAGTGCTCCCGCAGTGCCTCGCCCAGCGCCGAAGGCCAAGACACCGGAGAACCCGACCTCAGACGCCGCTTACGCGCGCGATGTCTACGAAGCCGGTGATTTGTATTGGGGGATGCTTGAAGCCGCACGTCAGTTTCAGGATGGCGACATCGACGATTCCACCGTAAACACAGTAAAAACAGCACTTGAGCCTGACCTTCAAAAACTGATCAAGAAATGGCGTGCGGCCGGACGCGAGGCCGAGTTTGAGAAGGACTACAAGCATGCCGCCGACAACCGGATGGTGGCCGAGAAGGCTGAAAGGCAGAGGCAAACCTGGGCCGCAATCTCCAGCTGGATGAGTGCCGCGCTGACCTTCGCCGCCGTCATCGGCGGAATCTACGTCGTGATCCTGGTCTTGCGATCGATGGGGACCAAGCCGACGCCGGGACGGCGTGTCTCCGACGTCTACGGCACGGCGCACTACGCGCCGACCGAACTCAGCGTCCTGGACGATGCCTGTCTCACAAAAGGCCTGTTCTTCGGTAAGAGCAGCGCGCCGGAACTGGTCCGCCTCCCGCTCGACGCGCCGGGCGCGCCAGTGTGCTCGACGCCCGAGCACCACACGCTGATCGTCGCCCGCACGCGCACCGGCAAGGGCACGCGGGTGATCGTC
The Vicinamibacterales bacterium genome window above contains:
- a CDS encoding DNA methyltransferase is translated as MNTRTTNDNPQQDPSTANRIINGDCTGVLKTIADESIDFVLTDPPYLVGYRDRSGRTIANDSRPESVLGAFDDVYRVLKPDNFCISFYGWNRVDAFFGAWRRAGFTPVGHMVWRKNYASSTGFLNARHEQAYLLAKGRPAKPARPLDDVQPWEYTGNHSHPTEKAVSILEPLIRTFSRPGDVVLDPFAGSGSTLVAAALSGRRYLGIELESRYCQLAEKRLAGASRFVQRKPAA
- a CDS encoding zincin-like metallopeptidase domain-containing protein, with the translated sequence MNTCTATDNTRHEPATRQDIYTRITAKIVSALETGVRPWVRPWSAEHAAGRITRPLRHNGQPYTGINILSLWASATEQGFAAPIWMTYRQATELKAHVRKGEKGSPVVYANSITRTETDAASGAETERDIHFLKGYTVFNIEQIEGLPEHYNAPASPRLDVPERIARAEAFFAATGAALSHGGTRAFYRPSADSIVLPPFEAFRDAESYYATLAHETTHWTAHESRLGRDFGSRRFGSEGYAIEELVAELGAAFICADLDLALEPREDHASYLANWLEVLKADNRAIFSAASHAQRAADFLHRLQPATG
- a CDS encoding DUF1566 domain-containing protein, which encodes MTTSTKKEITDVQVNVGKDLSTVTIGDSKVEVSADGKKVTAYTKDGVEAKAAGTAATAEEGTKISISKDFNAIVLNGVTIEQAADGHLVISAPGVTVIHKPVPANDTSAIALLAGQKMADGSVFAGMTADGKQQIYAMPNDLDVCMTFNDAAKAVKKLNNNKSLGHDDWHIPNKENLLVLQKNQNEGALKGTFNTSNKGSGSGFPYWYWSSTEDGANPSGVWGVRFPDGDEGRDGKDNGRLSCRPVRLLDAKRS
- a CDS encoding DUF2235 domain-containing protein is translated as MKRLVLCFDGTWEMRASLRGRHKGSYPTNVEKIQIAVLRQDTSVVPAVPQVTAYYPGIGTGRLSHYWGGMTGAGISRTICEAYSFIVDNFILEEDQLFLFGFSRGAYTARSLSGFMRWLGVLRKQDLRGLPEFYRDYRRPPGKRSSAIGKRLQDIRQGDQQFPIRFLGVWDTVGSLGIPVPVIGRIFNWKKLVGFHDVALSPNVSHAYQALAVHERRWNFAPDIWSSKYPGQKMEQAWFPGTHCDVGGGNQNSGLSDIAFRWMVCHAEQCDLSFDHTYLARANPNCCSSIYNSSQGQWAVVPRWTRTFGAGMDECRHRSVDDRMNYIAANPSVPHRSKWRAADHAAKRQLLPCRACTEPEPPCEAW